The DNA sequence GACCGGCCCATGACTCATGCATCAACAACCCGCGGTGGGCGGGCGCTGTTCGAACCTTGGCGAGCCTTCGTCTGGGGTTTCATTGCGCTCGATTCACCCGCTGACAAGACCAGAGGGAAGCGCCATGTCGACCATCAGCAGCACCGCCCGCACCGCCAGTAGCACCACCACCCTGAGCCAACGCCTGAGCGCCGCGATCTTCGCTTCGATCCTGGGTGCCGGCCTGGTCTATTTCGCCGGTTTCTCCCACATCGAAGCGGTCCACAACGCCGCCCACGATACCCGTCACAGCGCCGCATTCCCGTGCCATTGAGACCTGACGACATGATCAAGCGTATCGCCCAGACTGCCGGTTTCAGCGGACTGCTGGCCGCCCTGCTGCTGACCCTCCTGCAAAGTTTCTGGGTATCGCCGCTGATTCTGCAGGCCGAGACCTTTGAGAAGGCCCCGACCGCCGAAGTCCATGAACACGTCGACGGCGCTGCCCACACCCATGATGCCGAGGCCTGGGAGCCGGAAGACGGCTGGCAGCGCGTGCTGTCCACCACCGGCGGCAACCTGGTGGTTGCGGTGGGTTTCGCGCTGATGCTGGCGGGCCTGTACACCTTGCGTGCGCCGACTCGCACCTCCCAAGGCCTGCTCTGGGGGTTGGCCGGTTATGCCACCTTCGTCCTGGCGCCGACCCTTGGCCTGCCGCCGGAACTGCCCGGCACCGCAGCGGCCGACCTGGCCCAGCGGCAGATGTGGTGGATCGGCACGGCGGCGTCCACGGCGGTGGGCATTGCGCTGATTGCCTTCGGCAAGCATTGGCTGCTCAAGTTGCTGGGCGTGGCGACGTTGCTGGTGCCCCATGTCATCGGTGCGCCGCAGCCCGAAGTCCATTCGATGCTGGCGCCCGAAGCGCTTGAAACTCAATTCAAGATCGCCTCGCAAGTGACCAACGTCGCGTTCTGGCTGGCCCTGGGCCTGATCAGCGCCTGGCTGTTTCGCCGTGATGGTCTAGCCCGCCACGACACATGAACAATGGGCCGATGCTGGTGGTCGGCCTCGGCTGCCAACGCGGTTGCCCGGCCAGCACGTTGCGGGCATTGCTCGACCAGACGCTACTGGCCCACGGCATTGCAATTGATCAGGTGCAAGCCCTGGCCAGTATCGATCTCAAGCGTGACGAGCCGGGCTTGCTGGAGTTGGCCAGGCAACTGGCGCTGCCGCTGACCTGCTTCAGCGCCCGGCAGTTGGCCGGTTATCAGGATCGACTCAGTCACCGCTCCGAAATCGCCTTCGAGCGCACCGGCTGCTACGGCGTCGCCGAAAGCGCCGCCCTGGCCCTGGCCGACCAGCTAGGCACAAAGCCCGCAACCCTGCTGATTTCCCGCCAGAAGGCCCCCAGCGTCACGTTGGCATTGGCGCTCGTGTCGTAAATCCCGATAATTCGCCCTCAGGATCATGAGCGATCTTCATCTGGGCGACGCTCACTCACTTTTACAGGAGCCGGTCATGACCGTTTACTTCATCGGCGCCGGCCCCGGCGACCCGGAACTGATCACCGTCAAAGGCCAGCGGCTGATTCGCCGTTGCGCGGTGATCATCTATGCCGGCTCCCTGGTGCCGGCGGCCGTGCTTGAAGGCCATCGCGCCGAACAGGTGGTCAACAGCGCCGAGCTGCACCTGGAACAAATCATCGAACTGATCAAAACCGCGCACCTCAAGGGTCAGGACGTGGCCAGGGTGCATTCCGGCGACCCGAGCCTGTACGGCGCCATCGGCGAACAGATTCGGTGCCTGCGGGCGCTGGGCATCCCCTTCGAGATCATCCCGGGTGTGACCGCGACCTCAGCCTGCGCCGCCTTGCTGGGTGCGGAGCTGACCCTGCCTGACGTCTCCCAAAGCGTGATCCTCACCCGCTACGCGGACAAGACCGCGATGCCCGCCGGGGAAGAATTTTCCATCCTGGCACAGCACGGGGCGACCATGGCGATTCACCTGGGGGTCAATCATCTGGAAAAAATCGTCAGTGAATTGCTGCCCCACTACGGCGCGGATTGCCCGATCGCGGTGATCCACCGGGCGACATGGCCAGATCAGGATTGGGTGCTGGGCACGCTGGCTGATATTGCCGAGAAGGTGCAGGCCAAGGGTTTCCGTCGAACGGCGCTGATTCTGGTGGGGCGTGTGCTGGGCAACGACGTGTTCAGCGAATCGTCGCTGTACCGCGCCGGGCATGCGCATCTCTACCGGCCCTGAGTACAAAAAGGACCCTGTGGGAGCGAGCTTGCTCGCGATAGCGGTGGGTCAGCTTGCAAGGATGTTGAATGTGACGCCGTCATCGCGAGCAAGCTCGCTCCCACATGGGTTTCGAGATGGTCATTCTTGTGGCGAGGGATTTATCCCCGTTGGGGCCGCGGGGGCCCCAACAAGCTACCTGACTTGTTGCAAACAAGATCTGGGGCTGCTGCGCAGCCCAGCGGGGATAAATCCCCTCGCCACAATCAGTAGTAGGCGTTTTCTTTCTGCGTGTGGTCGGTCACGTCGCGTACGCCCTTGAGCTCCGGAATACGCTCGAGCAAGGTGCGCTCGATGCCTTCCCTGAGGGTCACGTCGGCCTGGCCGCAGCCCTGGCAGCCGCCGCCGAACTGGAGCACGGCGATGCCGTCTTCCACCACGTCGATCAGCGAAACCTGGCCGCCGTGGCTGGCCAGCCCCGGGTTGATTTCGGTTTGCAGGTAATAATTGATGCGCTCGTTGACCGGGCTGTCGGCGTTGACCATCGGCACCTTGGCATTCGGCGCCTTGATGGTCAGCTGGCCACCCATGCGATCGGTGGCGTAATCGACCACCGCATCATCCAGGAACGCTTCGCTGAACGAGTCGATATAGGCGGTGAAGCTCTTGAGCCCCAGCGCGGTGTCTTCGGGTTTTTCTTCCCCCGGCTTGCAGTAGGCAATGCACGTCTCTGCGTACTGGGTGCCAGGCTGGGTGATGAAGATGCGGATCCCGATACCCGGGGTGTTCTGCTTGGACAGCAGGTCAGCCAGGTAATCGTGGGCGGCATCGGTAATCGTAATGGCGGTCATGGGAACTCCTCACAGGCTTGCCGGCAGTTTACGCCAATCATCGCGCCGGACAAAGTCCTAGTATTTTTGTCGGGAAAGCAGCCGCTGGCGGCGCGAGTTCGCCGCCGGGCCTCCCGATCAGAGGTTCTGGTAGCGATTCATATCCAGAACACCGGCTTCCAGAGGCTCCGTTTCCTGGATGTATCGGTCCAGGTCATGGAAGTAGTACCAGAACTGCGGGTGGCTGCGACGAATCCCCCAACGCTCGACGATCCGCTCGAATGCCGGCGCGTCCTGGGCGTTTTCCATGGCATCGACAAACGCCGGCACTTGCCCGGCGGGGATGTTGAACATGAAGTTCGGGTAGCTGCTCATCACGCCCGGATACACCGTCAGCGTGTCCAGCCCCGGTTGGTAACGCGATGCTTCGCCAAGCAGGAATGCCACGTTACTGTGGGCGCGATTGCGCAACAGGCTGTAGATCTCGCGACCACCGCTGGCGGTTTCGACACGCAACATGGTCGCTTCCGGCAGCTGATTGATGACGCTGAGCCCCGCCGCCGGCCGTGACACCAGGCGACTGAGGGCCTGTTCGGCATTCTGCAGGGTCGGATCAATGTTCGGCCGGGAACAATAGGCGCCGTCGCAGCGGTTGATGGGATCGGGTCGCGCGTTCAGCTCGCCATAACGGGCCAGCAATTGCTCGGCGAAATCGCGTTTGGGGTCGTGTTCATCCAGCTTGAGTGCAGTCGGCTTATCGTCGTCGATGGCTTCGTAATCCAGCCACATCTTGAATTTGCCGCCGGACTGATACCAATCGTTGAGGTAATCCTCCCGGGAATCGGCCGGCATCAGGCGCAGGAAATTCTGCTCCGCGCCGTTGCGGATCAGGTCGAAATACAGCCGGGTCTGGGCCTGGTGGGACACGTTGCCGAACACATCGAAATTCACCGCCAACTGATAATAGGTACGTTCCAGCAGCGGAAAATCGAACAACCACATCGTCTGCGGCACTTCGCCGATCAGCCCTTTGCTGACCGAGGCACTGTCGAAGTGGCGGAAAATACTCAGCAGCGCATTGTCGTTCCCGGCCCACAGCGTCGACCAGCTTGGCGCCGGGACATCAGCATAGCTGTCGCGGCGCAAGGCTTCGTACGCGTTGCGCTTGTCGCGATAGTCGAGCCACAGGCTGACGACGCTGCCCACATCGTCGTTCTGCCCCGGCATCGCCAGCAACGGCGTGGCCTGGCCCCGGTAGTTCGGGTCGGTGATGTACAGGTCATGCTCGGGGGCCTGGAACAGCGCCCAGAAATTATCGCGGATCACATCCGTGGCGATCTGCCCGCGACACACCGGGCCCCGGATGAAAGTGCGTACGAAATACTCGGCGTTATCGAGCATGAACTGGTAGCGGGCCTGGGCCGGGATCGCCTCGAACGTGGAAAACGGATTGGCCCGGCGCTCCGGCCCGTAGCCCGGCAATGCATTGACCTGCCAATTGCCGCTGTAGAACAGGCTTTTGATCCGCGCCATCTTGGCCGCGCTCAAGCCGTAGGTGATGTGGGTCTTGTGCACGATCACCCCCTGCACCGGCCAGAGCCGGTAATACACGCGGGTGCCGGGATCGTCGTTCGGACGGCGGGTATTGATCAAGTCAATCGGCTGGCCGGTGGGCGTGCGCGAACGCACCCACTGGAAGAAATGCCCCGGTTCGCCGTCCTTGAAATAAATGTGCGCCAAGAACCAATGCTCGAACAACCAGCGGC is a window from the Pseudomonas brassicacearum genome containing:
- a CDS encoding CbtB domain-containing protein, which codes for MSTISSTARTASSTTTLSQRLSAAIFASILGAGLVYFAGFSHIEAVHNAAHDTRHSAAFPCH
- a CDS encoding CbtA family protein, with the translated sequence MIKRIAQTAGFSGLLAALLLTLLQSFWVSPLILQAETFEKAPTAEVHEHVDGAAHTHDAEAWEPEDGWQRVLSTTGGNLVVAVGFALMLAGLYTLRAPTRTSQGLLWGLAGYATFVLAPTLGLPPELPGTAAADLAQRQMWWIGTAASTAVGIALIAFGKHWLLKLLGVATLLVPHVIGAPQPEVHSMLAPEALETQFKIASQVTNVAFWLALGLISAWLFRRDGLARHDT
- a CDS encoding cobalamin biosynthesis protein, with protein sequence MNNGPMLVVGLGCQRGCPASTLRALLDQTLLAHGIAIDQVQALASIDLKRDEPGLLELARQLALPLTCFSARQLAGYQDRLSHRSEIAFERTGCYGVAESAALALADQLGTKPATLLISRQKAPSVTLALALVS
- the cobM gene encoding precorrin-4 C(11)-methyltransferase; translated protein: MTVYFIGAGPGDPELITVKGQRLIRRCAVIIYAGSLVPAAVLEGHRAEQVVNSAELHLEQIIELIKTAHLKGQDVARVHSGDPSLYGAIGEQIRCLRALGIPFEIIPGVTATSACAALLGAELTLPDVSQSVILTRYADKTAMPAGEEFSILAQHGATMAIHLGVNHLEKIVSELLPHYGADCPIAVIHRATWPDQDWVLGTLADIAEKVQAKGFRRTALILVGRVLGNDVFSESSLYRAGHAHLYRP
- the nfuA gene encoding Fe-S biogenesis protein NfuA — its product is MTAITITDAAHDYLADLLSKQNTPGIGIRIFITQPGTQYAETCIAYCKPGEEKPEDTALGLKSFTAYIDSFSEAFLDDAVVDYATDRMGGQLTIKAPNAKVPMVNADSPVNERINYYLQTEINPGLASHGGQVSLIDVVEDGIAVLQFGGGCQGCGQADVTLREGIERTLLERIPELKGVRDVTDHTQKENAYY
- a CDS encoding fatty acid cis/trans isomerase, which encodes MPYRVLFGSLLLLSFSAAAGSPAPAISYTRDIQPIFTEKCVACHACYDSACQLNLGSGEGASRGASKLSVYDGERRQAADPTRLFYDASGPQAWQRKGFYSVLDAQGSQAALMARMLELGHRTPLQPNAKLPEEIVLGLNRENSCAMPDQFDEYAAAHPREGMPLAVTGLTDPQYQTLRRWLAAGAPIDQQALAPSAAEALQVVQWENLLNAPGARESLVGRWLFEHWFLAHIYFKDGEPGHFFQWVRSRTPTGQPIDLINTRRPNDDPGTRVYYRLWPVQGVIVHKTHITYGLSAAKMARIKSLFYSGNWQVNALPGYGPERRANPFSTFEAIPAQARYQFMLDNAEYFVRTFIRGPVCRGQIATDVIRDNFWALFQAPEHDLYITDPNYRGQATPLLAMPGQNDDVGSVVSLWLDYRDKRNAYEALRRDSYADVPAPSWSTLWAGNDNALLSIFRHFDSASVSKGLIGEVPQTMWLFDFPLLERTYYQLAVNFDVFGNVSHQAQTRLYFDLIRNGAEQNFLRLMPADSREDYLNDWYQSGGKFKMWLDYEAIDDDKPTALKLDEHDPKRDFAEQLLARYGELNARPDPINRCDGAYCSRPNIDPTLQNAEQALSRLVSRPAAGLSVINQLPEATMLRVETASGGREIYSLLRNRAHSNVAFLLGEASRYQPGLDTLTVYPGVMSSYPNFMFNIPAGQVPAFVDAMENAQDAPAFERIVERWGIRRSHPQFWYYFHDLDRYIQETEPLEAGVLDMNRYQNL